In Dioscorea cayenensis subsp. rotundata cultivar TDr96_F1 chromosome 11, TDr96_F1_v2_PseudoChromosome.rev07_lg8_w22 25.fasta, whole genome shotgun sequence, a single genomic region encodes these proteins:
- the LOC120271949 gene encoding trihelix transcription factor GT-2-like — MQHGYGDEDVSGCGVSGIHYSISNPNPSTTPHYMQHQMQHLSYFSPIPVSQQVHLFQDLNEEQESSIKEPFWRPLDLDYKKEKDNYKIFSELEAICKPTSANAIAQNDEKKRKKKKKKKKRKKEQRLNSIVLFFESLTKKLIEHQEELHRKFLDAMEKKDQERMRKQEAWMKQEAEKAMARAEEQAISSARVATIVSFLENITKENANLIPDEINKDNDRTIFQEAEKEKNIVINTDIRMYSNRWPKAEGEALIGVRSKLEFMFKEAGVKGHLWEEVSSRMRRMGFNRSAKRCKEKWENINKYFRKTKDSGKARPVNSKTCPYYHQLDQLYSSSSMVASTSSELLDAIVVPNYEQVSFKFSEDEDGEYDDDDDVVDDDEEEEEEEEKGEI, encoded by the exons atgcaacatGGATATGGAGATGAAGATGTAAGTGGATGTGGAGTTTCAGGAATTCACTACTCCATTTCCAATCCTAATCCTAGCACTACTCCTCACTACATGCAACACCAAATGCAgcatttatcttattttagtCCCATCCCTGTGTCTCAACAAGTCCATCTCTTTCAAGATCTCAATGAAGAACAAGAGTCCTCAATAAAAGAACCATTTTg GAGGCCATTGGACTTGGATTACAAAAAGGAGAAGGATAACTACAAGATCTTTAGTGAGCTTGAAGCCATTTGCAAGCCTACTAGTGCTAATGCAATTGCACAAAAtgatgagaagaagaggaagaagaagaagaagaagaagaaaaggaagaaggaacAAAGGTTAAATTCTATTGTGTTGTTCTTCGAAAGCCTTACGAAGAAACTTATCGAGCATCAAGAAGAGCTTCATCGGAAATTTTTGGATGCAATGGAGAAGAAAGACcaagaaagaatgagaaaacaagaagcATGGATGAAGCAAGAAGCCGAAAAGGCGATGGCGAGAGCCGAAGAACAAGCTATTTCTTCGGCAAGAGTGGCGACgattgtttcctttttggagAATATCACTAAAGAGAATGCCAACCTAATTCCTGATGAAATCAATAAGGACAATGATAGAACAATATTTcaagaagcagaaaaagaaaagaatattgttATAAATACCGACATTAGAATGTATTCAAATCGGTGGCCTAAGGCTGAAGGTGAAGCACTCATTGGAGTTAGAAGTAAGTTGGAGTTTATGTTCAAAGAGGCCGGAGTTAAAGGACATCTTTGGGAAGAAGTGAGTTCAAGAATGAGAAGAATGGGGTTTAATAGGAGTGCAAAAAGATGCAAAGAGAAGTGGGAGAACATCAACAAGTATTTTAGGAAGACGAAGGATAGCGGAAAGGCGAGACCGGTGAATTCGAAGACATGTCCTTATTACCATCAGTTAGATCAATTGTATTCGTCTTCGTCAATGGTGGCTTCTActagttcagagcttttggatGCCATTGTTGTGCCAAATTATGAGCAAGTGAGTTTCAAGTTTtctgaagatgaagatggagagtatgatgatgatgatgatgttgttgatgatgatgaagaagaagaagaagaagaagagaaaggtgAGATTTAA
- the LOC120271987 gene encoding uncharacterized protein LOC120271987 isoform X2, translated as MSLEDEGEKQSLESSIETERLPRKPSLRYTREFLLSFGDLDACKKLPGGLDESFVSEFETLFSNVCERGIGGLPSYSSKRGDYGSLPSRFDSSSSYPRGGSGRWDTRSSGSSDRDGDLQSERESSMQESGRRFGNQARRFWQHQEHDGLLGSGAFPRPPGYTGASAPKGRGNGHYQLSRSTEPYQPPRPYKAVPHSRREHTDSVNDETFGSSEFSTQDRAEEEKRRRESFELMRKEQQKALKEKHKQTPDNHKENLGDVDLIALLETSEEHKSKQNENMLEVSAPPSNSQIDSSRSSLIHVPPSRPLVPPGFASVMLEKTLSVEPSNTCTPEARTAVINDKSHVNYPDNTHEEVIRSDSGGGTIENSVNFEKDLGKKFSLQEANEIWENENGLSNPKELRPKIVSSDQPSSILDKLFGSALSTNFSTSPSIIEHQGHKAHEDIKSPAEIESSKFAHWFFDEDKKAVDDFSSKNLLSLIINKEEVTSHVSEFSLDKNCESVKPSLPFKNLESVHRQCEFPAAAAPVTIPTPYHQSDSQETSSGVLTCEDLEQSILAEVKDNSSVLWQSVQGPWMQLDHELEGHKATVDDHASEHLLSLLRKGTDSKESILPAGIDLMVSPTDRIDISDGKASSDSTSIKGHKKAPSSEKALTLEALFGAAFMSELHSVDAPLSVQRGSVDEPEIPESLELHPSYKHNTLVSPALGEVQAYKITSQGNEEAFTHTQQGKANKVPGLGYGHNNDSSNMGLKLGDPAESRAVAVDIHLPEEDSLITDSDSFDRIASDPALLRVLNRNEGPLEQPSDSVLMAILRNTEHTEQGHLPQPNFLEGPSGIVDSDKLHHLHGWPSSQFPHPMNQVRPLFPPMEHHGNMHPQMRLIGSENIRPELQHPFAANVFPQHVLHSGDRPQFDPVGHHPMFQHMPMPMPMPGNLPAPHPHHGFPRGVPPPYSMSPMEGYMAEMNNMHGFPLNQRPPNFGARGMGMPGPAIGSGGGGNPPLLNRLIEMELRANPKQIHSAAPGQIPGVYGPELDMSLRYR; from the exons ATGAGTTTGGAGGATGAGGGTGAGAAACAATCGCTGGAATCCTCGATTGAAACTGAACGCCTGCCTCGGAA GCCGAGTTTGAGGTATACGAGAGAGTTTCTGCTCTCTTTTGGCGATCTAGATGCGTGCAAGAAACTGCCTGGTGGTCTTGATGAATCATTTGTAAG TGAATTTGAGACTCTCTTCAGTAATGTGTGTGAGAGGGGTATAGGAGGTTTGCCCTCATACAGCTCGAAGAGGGGTGACTATGGTTCGCTTCCAAGTAGATTCGACAGTTCAAGTAGTTACCCACGTGGAGGCTCGGGGAGGTGGGATACCCGTTCCTCTGGATCAAGCGACAGAGATGGAGACCTACAGTCTGAACGTGAAAGTTCCATGCAAG AATCCGGTAGACGTTTTGGCAACCAGGCACGTCGTTTCTGGCAACATCAAGAACATGATGGACTTTTAGGAAGCGGAGCATTTCCAAGACCTCCGGGATATACTGGAGCCTCAGCACCAAAAGGTCGAGGTAATGGGCATTATCAGCTTAGTCGAAGCACAGAACCTTATCAGCCACCACGACCATATAAG GCTGTACCTCATTCAAGGAGAGAGCATACTGATTCAGttaatgatgaaacatttggCTCTTCTGAATTTTCTACTCAGGACAGAGCAGAAGAGGAAAAGAGGAGAAGAG AATCTTTTGAGTTGATGAGGAAAGAACAACAAAAGGCACTCAAAGAGAAGCATAAACAGACTCCAGATAACCATAAAGAAAACCTTGGTGATGTTGATCTTATTGCATTGTTGGAGACTTCAGAAGAGCACAAAAGCAAACAGAATGAAAACATGCTGGAGGTCTCTGCACCACCATCAAATTCCCAAATTGATTCTTCAAGGTCTTCTCTTATACATGTCCCTCCATCAAGGCCACTTGTTCCGCCTGGTTTTGCTAGTGTAATGCTGGAGAAGACTCTCAGTGTAGAGCCTTCAAACACTTGCACACCAGAG GCTAGGACTGCTGTTATAAACGACAAGAGTCATGTAAATTATCCAGATAATACTCATGAAGAGGTGATTCGCTCAGATTCTG GTGGTGGAACTATTGAGAATTCTGTAAACTTTGAGAAAGATCTTGGCAAGAAATTTAGTTTACAAGAAGCAAATGAAATATGGGAGAATGAGAATGGCTTGTCTAACCCAAAAGAGTTAAGGCCCAAGATTGTGAGTTCAGATCAGCCATCATCAATTTTAGATAAACTGTTTGGTAGTGCTTTGTCAACAAATTTTAGCACTTCACCTTCAATTATTGAG CATCAAGGTCATAAAGCACATGAAGACATAAAGAGTCCTGCTGAAATTGAGTCATCAAAGTTTGCTCACTGGTTTTTTGACGAAG ATAAAAAAGCAGTTGACGATTTTTCGTCCAAGAACCTGCTCTCCTTGATCATCAATAAAGAGGAAGTAACTTCACATGTATCTGAATTTTCTTTAGACAAAAACTGCGAATCTGTCAAGCCAAGTTTGCCTTTCAAAAACCTTGAAAGTGTTCATAGGCAGTGTGAATTTCCTGCTGCTGCTGCTCCTGTCACAATCCCTACGCCATACCATCAGAGTGATAGTCAAGAGACTAGTTCTGGTGTGCTTACTTGCGAGGACCTTGAGCAGTCCATCTTGGCTGAGGTTAAAGACAATAGTTCAGTTCTGTGGCAATCTGTTCAAGGTCCTTGGATGCAATTGGATCAtgaattggaagggcacaaagccACTGTGGATGATCATGCATCAGaacatcttctttctttgttgagGAAAGGAACTGATTCAAAAGAGTCCATATTACCAGCCGGGATTGATCTGATGGTCTCACCGACTGACAGAATTGATATATCTGATGGCAAAGCCAGTTCTGACAGCACTTCTATTAAAGGCCATAAAAAGGCTCCGAGCTCTGAGAAAGCCTTGACACTTGAAGCATTATTTGGGGCTGCATTCATGAGTGAGCTACATTCGGTTGATGCCCCACTCTCTGTTCAGAGAGGTTCTGTTGATGAGCCTGAGATTCCAGAGTCTCTGGAATTGCATCCTTCATACAAACATAACACTTTAGTGTCCCCTGCGCTTGGTGAAGTCCAAGCTTACAAGATAACCTCTCAAGGCAATGAGGAAGCTTTTACTCATACCCAACAAGGAAAAGCTAATAAGGTTCCGGGACTTGGTTATGGGCATAATAATGACTCTTCTAATATGGGTTTAAAGCTTGGTGATCCAGCAGAATCTAGAGCGGTGGCAGTGGATATTCACTTGCCAGAAGAGGACAGTTTGATCACAGATAGTGATTCCTTTGACCGAATTGCTTCTGACCCTGCACTTTTAAGGGTTCTAAATAGAAATGAGGGACCATTAGAGCAGCCCAGTGATTCAGTACTCATGGCCATTCTGAGGAACACTGAACATACTGAACAAGGTCATCTACCTCAGCCAAATTTCTTGGAAGGTCCTTCTGGTATAGTTGACTCTGATAAGCTCCATCACTTACATGGTTGGCCATCTTCACAATTTCCTCATCCCATGAATCAAGTGAGGCCTTTATTTCCTCCAATGGAGCATCATGGCAATATGCATCCTCAGATGAGGCTTATTGGTTCAGAAAACATCCGTCCTGAGCTTCAACATCCTTTTGCTGCAAATGTTTTTCCTCAGCATGTTCTGCATTCTGGTGACAGGCCACAGTTTGATCCTGTTGGACATCATCCAATGTTTCAGCACATGCCCATGCCCATGCCCATGCCAGGGAATTTGCCGGCTCCCCATCCACATCATGGTTTTCCAAGAGGTGTTCCACCACCATATTCAATGAGTCCCATGGAAGGTTACATGGCTGAGATGAATAACATGCATGGTTTTCCCCTAAATCAACGCCCGCCCAATTTCGGTGCCCGTGGAATGGGAATGCCAG GACCTGCTATAGGCAGTGGTGGGGGTGGTAACCCCCCACTTCTCAATAGGTTGATTGAGATGGAGTTGAGGGCCAATCCAAAGCAGATTCACTCTGCCGCACCTGGGCAGATTCCCGGCGTTTATGGTCCCGAACTGGATATGAGTTTAAGGTACAGATGA
- the LOC120271987 gene encoding uncharacterized protein LOC120271987 isoform X1, which produces MSLEDEGEKQSLESSIETERLPRKPSLRYTREFLLSFGDLDACKKLPGGLDESFVSEFETLFSNVCERGIGGLPSYSSKRGDYGSLPSRFDSSSSYPRGGSGRWDTRSSGSSDRDGDLQSERESSMQESGRRFGNQARRFWQHQEHDGLLGSGAFPRPPGYTGASAPKGRGNGHYQLSRSTEPYQPPRPYKAVPHSRREHTDSVNDETFGSSEFSTQDRAEEEKRRRESFELMRKEQQKALKEKHKQTPDNHKENLGDVDLIALLETSEEHKSKQNENMLEVSAPPSNSQIDSSRSSLIHVPPSRPLVPPGFASVMLEKTLSVEPSNTCTPEARTAVINDKSHVNYPDNTHEEVIRSDSGGGTIENSVNFEKDLGKKFSLQEANEIWENENGLSNPKELRPKIVSSDQPSSILDKLFGSALSTNFSTSPSIIEHQGHKAHEDIKSPAEIESSKFAHWFFDEVDKKAVDDFSSKNLLSLIINKEEVTSHVSEFSLDKNCESVKPSLPFKNLESVHRQCEFPAAAAPVTIPTPYHQSDSQETSSGVLTCEDLEQSILAEVKDNSSVLWQSVQGPWMQLDHELEGHKATVDDHASEHLLSLLRKGTDSKESILPAGIDLMVSPTDRIDISDGKASSDSTSIKGHKKAPSSEKALTLEALFGAAFMSELHSVDAPLSVQRGSVDEPEIPESLELHPSYKHNTLVSPALGEVQAYKITSQGNEEAFTHTQQGKANKVPGLGYGHNNDSSNMGLKLGDPAESRAVAVDIHLPEEDSLITDSDSFDRIASDPALLRVLNRNEGPLEQPSDSVLMAILRNTEHTEQGHLPQPNFLEGPSGIVDSDKLHHLHGWPSSQFPHPMNQVRPLFPPMEHHGNMHPQMRLIGSENIRPELQHPFAANVFPQHVLHSGDRPQFDPVGHHPMFQHMPMPMPMPGNLPAPHPHHGFPRGVPPPYSMSPMEGYMAEMNNMHGFPLNQRPPNFGARGMGMPGPAIGSGGGGNPPLLNRLIEMELRANPKQIHSAAPGQIPGVYGPELDMSLRYR; this is translated from the exons ATGAGTTTGGAGGATGAGGGTGAGAAACAATCGCTGGAATCCTCGATTGAAACTGAACGCCTGCCTCGGAA GCCGAGTTTGAGGTATACGAGAGAGTTTCTGCTCTCTTTTGGCGATCTAGATGCGTGCAAGAAACTGCCTGGTGGTCTTGATGAATCATTTGTAAG TGAATTTGAGACTCTCTTCAGTAATGTGTGTGAGAGGGGTATAGGAGGTTTGCCCTCATACAGCTCGAAGAGGGGTGACTATGGTTCGCTTCCAAGTAGATTCGACAGTTCAAGTAGTTACCCACGTGGAGGCTCGGGGAGGTGGGATACCCGTTCCTCTGGATCAAGCGACAGAGATGGAGACCTACAGTCTGAACGTGAAAGTTCCATGCAAG AATCCGGTAGACGTTTTGGCAACCAGGCACGTCGTTTCTGGCAACATCAAGAACATGATGGACTTTTAGGAAGCGGAGCATTTCCAAGACCTCCGGGATATACTGGAGCCTCAGCACCAAAAGGTCGAGGTAATGGGCATTATCAGCTTAGTCGAAGCACAGAACCTTATCAGCCACCACGACCATATAAG GCTGTACCTCATTCAAGGAGAGAGCATACTGATTCAGttaatgatgaaacatttggCTCTTCTGAATTTTCTACTCAGGACAGAGCAGAAGAGGAAAAGAGGAGAAGAG AATCTTTTGAGTTGATGAGGAAAGAACAACAAAAGGCACTCAAAGAGAAGCATAAACAGACTCCAGATAACCATAAAGAAAACCTTGGTGATGTTGATCTTATTGCATTGTTGGAGACTTCAGAAGAGCACAAAAGCAAACAGAATGAAAACATGCTGGAGGTCTCTGCACCACCATCAAATTCCCAAATTGATTCTTCAAGGTCTTCTCTTATACATGTCCCTCCATCAAGGCCACTTGTTCCGCCTGGTTTTGCTAGTGTAATGCTGGAGAAGACTCTCAGTGTAGAGCCTTCAAACACTTGCACACCAGAG GCTAGGACTGCTGTTATAAACGACAAGAGTCATGTAAATTATCCAGATAATACTCATGAAGAGGTGATTCGCTCAGATTCTG GTGGTGGAACTATTGAGAATTCTGTAAACTTTGAGAAAGATCTTGGCAAGAAATTTAGTTTACAAGAAGCAAATGAAATATGGGAGAATGAGAATGGCTTGTCTAACCCAAAAGAGTTAAGGCCCAAGATTGTGAGTTCAGATCAGCCATCATCAATTTTAGATAAACTGTTTGGTAGTGCTTTGTCAACAAATTTTAGCACTTCACCTTCAATTATTGAG CATCAAGGTCATAAAGCACATGAAGACATAAAGAGTCCTGCTGAAATTGAGTCATCAAAGTTTGCTCACTGGTTTTTTGACGAAG TAGATAAAAAAGCAGTTGACGATTTTTCGTCCAAGAACCTGCTCTCCTTGATCATCAATAAAGAGGAAGTAACTTCACATGTATCTGAATTTTCTTTAGACAAAAACTGCGAATCTGTCAAGCCAAGTTTGCCTTTCAAAAACCTTGAAAGTGTTCATAGGCAGTGTGAATTTCCTGCTGCTGCTGCTCCTGTCACAATCCCTACGCCATACCATCAGAGTGATAGTCAAGAGACTAGTTCTGGTGTGCTTACTTGCGAGGACCTTGAGCAGTCCATCTTGGCTGAGGTTAAAGACAATAGTTCAGTTCTGTGGCAATCTGTTCAAGGTCCTTGGATGCAATTGGATCAtgaattggaagggcacaaagccACTGTGGATGATCATGCATCAGaacatcttctttctttgttgagGAAAGGAACTGATTCAAAAGAGTCCATATTACCAGCCGGGATTGATCTGATGGTCTCACCGACTGACAGAATTGATATATCTGATGGCAAAGCCAGTTCTGACAGCACTTCTATTAAAGGCCATAAAAAGGCTCCGAGCTCTGAGAAAGCCTTGACACTTGAAGCATTATTTGGGGCTGCATTCATGAGTGAGCTACATTCGGTTGATGCCCCACTCTCTGTTCAGAGAGGTTCTGTTGATGAGCCTGAGATTCCAGAGTCTCTGGAATTGCATCCTTCATACAAACATAACACTTTAGTGTCCCCTGCGCTTGGTGAAGTCCAAGCTTACAAGATAACCTCTCAAGGCAATGAGGAAGCTTTTACTCATACCCAACAAGGAAAAGCTAATAAGGTTCCGGGACTTGGTTATGGGCATAATAATGACTCTTCTAATATGGGTTTAAAGCTTGGTGATCCAGCAGAATCTAGAGCGGTGGCAGTGGATATTCACTTGCCAGAAGAGGACAGTTTGATCACAGATAGTGATTCCTTTGACCGAATTGCTTCTGACCCTGCACTTTTAAGGGTTCTAAATAGAAATGAGGGACCATTAGAGCAGCCCAGTGATTCAGTACTCATGGCCATTCTGAGGAACACTGAACATACTGAACAAGGTCATCTACCTCAGCCAAATTTCTTGGAAGGTCCTTCTGGTATAGTTGACTCTGATAAGCTCCATCACTTACATGGTTGGCCATCTTCACAATTTCCTCATCCCATGAATCAAGTGAGGCCTTTATTTCCTCCAATGGAGCATCATGGCAATATGCATCCTCAGATGAGGCTTATTGGTTCAGAAAACATCCGTCCTGAGCTTCAACATCCTTTTGCTGCAAATGTTTTTCCTCAGCATGTTCTGCATTCTGGTGACAGGCCACAGTTTGATCCTGTTGGACATCATCCAATGTTTCAGCACATGCCCATGCCCATGCCCATGCCAGGGAATTTGCCGGCTCCCCATCCACATCATGGTTTTCCAAGAGGTGTTCCACCACCATATTCAATGAGTCCCATGGAAGGTTACATGGCTGAGATGAATAACATGCATGGTTTTCCCCTAAATCAACGCCCGCCCAATTTCGGTGCCCGTGGAATGGGAATGCCAG GACCTGCTATAGGCAGTGGTGGGGGTGGTAACCCCCCACTTCTCAATAGGTTGATTGAGATGGAGTTGAGGGCCAATCCAAAGCAGATTCACTCTGCCGCACCTGGGCAGATTCCCGGCGTTTATGGTCCCGAACTGGATATGAGTTTAAGGTACAGATGA